A stretch of DNA from Lotus japonicus ecotype B-129 chromosome 4, LjGifu_v1.2:
TAAGAGGAAGACTTGAGCAGAGGTCAAGTCGTCAGCTTTGATTTTTCTACATTCTTTTGGAAGTTGATTTATCAACCACCACAAATATAGTTCTCCTCTTTGACCAAGATATCCGAACGTTTGATAGTACTCAGACTAATCTCTCGATTATAGAAAAAGGTCGGCGGAAGCTGAAGAGTTTAGAACTCTTTTACATTATAAGTGTTGAGAATTTGACGACAATCAATGATGAAGTGTTGAACATTACGTCAACTAACTTGGTTACTAGGTGGAGCTGAAGAGTTGCCATGGTAAAAGAATGGTTCAATTTTTGGTGGTTTAAGAGACTGCAGAGGGGGGATTATATGTATTTCTGGGGTTGCTCTACGGACAACATCGCAGCGTGTTTCGGGGGGTTGCACTTGCACTCGCTGTGGAGCCCCATCCTTGTGAAGTGTTGTTAATTTCTCGGTGTTTGCTCTGGCTGCTTCTGGCCTCACGTTTGGTTGACAGTTCACGCGTCTCGTTTTGTTGTTATGCTTTTGAGCGTCACTGCGTCAGTATCATTCTTGACCAAGACTTTTGTCACAACAACGTCTTTACTGGGAAGTGGGAACAACAAGTGTGATGGTCTTTCAGGAGTGTTGTTGCTCATGAAATACATGAAGGGCAATGGACCGTTGCCGGAGTTATAGGTTTGTGTTTATATATTTGGTTTAACCGTTTAAATATATTCCAAGTCGTGTTAAAAAAAACTGCTcaaagtccctataaaataaagaatttttttagttttgatcTCTATATTTTCATTAAGTTGGCTCAAACCTGAAGTCCAAGGCCAAATCACTAATTAATGTTTACATAGTTAACAAAGGGACTTTTTCGGCTTCTTCAATGATTCCGTTCATAATTTGACCAATATATTCATTTCTTTATTCCTCAATTAAAGAAATGGTGAACTAGACCTATGATTAAGAAAGTTTATCAGAGAAGGACCAGGAATAATAATAGTGAGCCGTGAGGGGTTAGCTTGTTGGTCTCTTGTGTAAATAGGAAGGAATACTATTAGGCCACAAGTGGCATAGGGGGTTGTTAGAGTTGTTACTAGTAGTTAGCACAGTTAGTAACTGACTTTCCCTATAAGAGGGGGCTGTTAGTCAGTTATGGGCATTCATTGGAATCATCATTGTTGTGGAGAGTTCTGGCCTCTCGAATTCCAGTTACAATTGTGAATGTATTTTCCTTCCTCTGTTCCTAAATCACTCTTTTCCCTCTGATACCTATCAAATGGCAACCCACACAATTTCTTAAAATCAGGAAAAAGCATGGGAGCTCTGGAAAAGCTTGAAATCATAATAAAGAACCGAGAGGAATCTGAAGGCAAACAGAGATCAAGAACAAGAGCAAGAGGGAGAGAGAACGCGCGAGTGAAAGTGGgaagaaaattttaaaaggtCTTAGCTGATGAAATAAGAGGGTGAGACTGTGAGCAAAAGCAAGAAAGAATGTTTTTATTTGTtacaaaaatgaataaaaaatacttGAGTAGAAAAAAATGTTACAATATCACCCGTATGAAACCTATCCAAATATTAGCAAAAGCCTTACTTGTAGTAGTGTAACCTAGCGTACAAGAGCATGCAAACTGCAAATTAATAAGTGGTAAAGAAAAGACAGGGAGGGAATGACAACAAACCAGAGTTGAGGACAAGCTTGGTATCAGGCACACAACCAACTTTTCACGTAGCCTGTACACAATCTCGTGCACAATATATTTCACAGCTAAACCATATGACAGATGTTTCACCTTAGACACTGCCTCTTTCATCTACTTTCTTCAAAGTTATTATTTGAATACCCAAAAGCTGGAATGGTCGTGGTTCACAGCACATGGTCCAGTGGATTTTTTAACTGATATACTGAATGGCATATGGTCATGATTCACAGCTAAACCTTATGACAGCAAGTTTCACCTTAGGCACTGCCTCTTCCCACTATGTTCTTCAAAATCATTATCTGAAACTCTCTGGAAGCTTAAAGAGTAAACAATAccattaatatcatttttttctttggtatAAAGAGGGAAAATTCCGCACTCTTTCACCTCTGGACAAAATTCAAGATAAAATGGATTGCTGATCTCAAAAGTGAAGTTATGGGCATGAGAGAGCCCGTTGTCAATGATTGCAGAGTCCAATAAGCAATATTTCCATACGACTGTGTGATCTCGCAGGATTAATCTGCATCGACCCCTCCAAGAGAAATAATTGTTTAGCCCATCTCGGTTGGGAAGAACGTATGTACGACCATCAGATTCAAATGTTAATCTGTATCTAAAACTGACTTCTTTGCAAATATCATCCATATCAATTCCTTGCAAAACGACACATAGAGCGAAACCAGTGAGCCTAACATCATTGCACCAATTCAGAGAATCTTTACTCACAGTTACTGAATTTCCCTCACAACGAAAAGGAAACCAATCAGGAACTGCACTCCCTGGAAAGCAATAGAACACGGAGCTGTATGCATCCCCGGTGATCCTAAGCCTTGCATCAGCCACAACATTACTAAGAGCACTTGGatcctgttcttcattattgatgaaatgaagtttgaaggaaCCCTCTTTGGAATCTGAGGGGTGTTTAACCCTAGAATTTGCCATCATTCTTTTAATGGAAAGGCAATCAAATGCTGTTAACAGTTTCAGAAATGGCGGAAGCTGTGGGATACATTCAAGCTTTCTGCAATCACTTACATCCAGTGATTCCAAGCTTGAGAGATAAGCAATGCTCTCTGGAAGGTTCACAATTCCGGTTCCTTGCAGAGACAATTCCCTTAATGATGACAACCGACCCATGTcatttgggattttagataatTTGCCACAGCCTGAACAATCAAGCTGGGAGAGAAGGCTTAGATTAATAATGCTGTTTGGAAGTGACTCAAGATCACTGCACAAGTTCAAACCCAAGGTTTGAAGCCCGACCAAATAATCCAACGATGAAGGCAGTTCTTTAATAGCTGTTTTGGATAAGTTAATGTGAGTAAAACTTTCTGCAGGCTCCAAGATCTCTGGGAAAGTATTTAGCATCAAACAGCCATTCAAATCAAGTTTTGTCAACTTCAATTTGAAAATGCTACTCGGAAAAGTTTTGAGTGAATTACAGCCGGTAAGGCCTAACTTGCTAAGTTTGGTGAGACTTCCAATGGAAGAGGGAATATTCTCAAGCCTTTGGCAATTGTGCAAGCTCAACTCTTCGAGCCCGACCAAATGGTACAAGGATGAAGGTAGTTCCTGTATTGATGTTGCATCTAAGACAATTGCTGATAAATTTTCCATTGTCTCCTCAatttcagggaatttttccaaATTTGAGCAACCACTCAGATAAAGTCTTCGTAGCAATTTCAACTTACAAAGGTCAATTGGAAGGCTAGTCAAGGACTGACAATGACGAAGATCTAACCAGCAAAGCTCATGCAAAGATTGTGAGGGCATCAGTATTCTCAAAGATGTTACATACAgatttcttccattcatctcaTGAAAGCCATAGCCATATGTACCTTTTGGGTAAGTCCAGCGAAGCTTTGCTTCATTGTCAACTTCTATGGCTCCCAAAAATCCATCACTACCCGAACAGCTATATGATTCAACCACCTTGACTTGACTACTAATTGAAAATGTTTCGAGCTTGCCACAACTGTCGAGGAGAACTAACCCAGAAGATCTCGAAAGAATATTGCTAGGAAGATTTAAACTTCTAAGCCCAACACAACCACTCAAACATAAATACTTAAGCTTGCAGAGGAAACTCGAGGAGTAAACTTGAACCAAGCTTTCACAATAGCTAAGAATTATTTCTTCAATATTTGGGAACTTAGAAAGGTCTGGTATTCGAATCAGGTTCCCAGAAAAACTAAGATCGAGCATTTTCAAATGTGGTAAATCCTGATGCAAAAAGTAAATGATTAGGAAACAAGAAGAAAAGTCTGTGAACTTAATCCTGATTCAATTCTACACTGCAAATGAATATAACATAAAGCTTGAAATACCTGGTCTTCCTCCCAAAGCTGTTCAAGATTGCTATGACTCATCTCAAGCTTAACAAGAttttctggacaaaagtccagcGGCAAAGATCTTTGAGTAAAGTAATCCCAATGAAGAAATTTTAAATCATTTGGAAGACCTTCAAGTACTGCAGGAAGGACCAGATTGGATTTTCCCCAAAGAGAAGACTTAAAGAGCTTGAGCATTCTCAGATTAGGCATGTTTTTGAAAGTTTCAGCATGTAGTAGTTGAACTTTTTCTATGTGGTCCATGTTGAGGACTATGCACTGGATTGCATC
This window harbors:
- the LOC130711146 gene encoding disease resistance protein RPV1-like → MLGSSSSTAAAAIPMVPSSPKHDVFLSFRGEDTRDSFTSHLYAQLCRKKIETFIDNRLDRGDEISPSLRKAIEESMIYVIIFSKNYASSSWCLDELTEILECRRRYGRDVIPVFYKVDPSSLRHQRGSYADAFVKHELRFEVGITRRWKAALTEAAGLSGWNSHVTRPESMLVDGIVEDILRKLDRSSSSDNQGMIAIDKHIAQIESLLHLESPAVRIIGIWGMGGIGKTTLARAVYHKLEAKFRSCRLVANTQQEIERGDCLRDKLGVMFNREKVLLILDDVNNSVQLKILIGGHGNFGQGSRIIVTSRDMQVLKNAEADDIYEVKQMNFQNSLRLFSLNAFKQNYPKETYMALVEKVLNYAQGVPLALKVLGSLLYGRTKKAWESELQKLEKLPDLEIFNVLKLSYDGLDDEQKDIFLDISCFYISHLENDVVETLDCFGFSADIGMNVLKDRCLISTSEGVIMMHDLIQEMAKEIVRQQGVNDPGKRSRLWKNEEICHVLRKNKGTDAIQCIVLNMDHIEKVQLLHAETFKNMPNLRMLKLFKSSLWGKSNLVLPAVLEGLPNDLKFLHWDYFTQRSLPLDFCPENLVKLEMSHSNLEQLWEEDQDLPHLKMLDLSFSGNLIRIPDLSKFPNIEEIILSYCESLVQVYSSSFLCKLKYLCLSGCVGLRSLNLPSNILSRSSGLVLLDSCGKLETFSISSQVKVVESYSCSGSDGFLGAIEVDNEAKLRWTYPKGTYGYGFHEMNGRNLYVTSLRILMPSQSLHELCWLDLRHCQSLTSLPIDLCKLKLLRRLYLSGCSNLEKFPEIEETMENLSAIVLDATSIQELPSSLYHLVGLEELSLHNCQRLENIPSSIGSLTKLSKLGLTGCNSLKTFPSSIFKLKLTKLDLNGCLMLNTFPEILEPAESFTHINLSKTAIKELPSSLDYLVGLQTLGLNLCSDLESLPNSIINLSLLSQLDCSGCGKLSKIPNDMGRLSSLRELSLQGTGIVNLPESIAYLSSLESLDVSDCRKLECIPQLPPFLKLLTAFDCLSIKRMMANSRVKHPSDSKEGSFKLHFINNEEQDPSALSNVVADARLRITGDAYSSVFYCFPGSAVPDWFPFRCEGNSVTVSKDSLNWCNDVRLTGFALCVVLQGIDMDDICKEVSFRYRLTFESDGRTYVLPNRDGLNNYFSWRGRCRLILRDHTVVWKYCLLDSAIIDNGLSHAHNFTFEISNPFYLEFCPEVKECGIFPLYTKEKNDINGIVYSLSFQRVSDNDFEEHSGKRQCLR